One genomic region from Equus asinus isolate D_3611 breed Donkey chromosome 10, EquAss-T2T_v2, whole genome shotgun sequence encodes:
- the SLC34A3 gene encoding sodium-dependent phosphate transport protein 2C isoform X1 — protein MWPGEGPCPPPTCRWRHNVVNRHCSPLGLGSGELCGAQPSLNLDLNWMTSGAGALPAPLTQKASFPPADQGRDDHDKVCRTWGRLPQGPLANRLGGQHAVSSSVPQASTCGSLAPKAGAQPCNAPGLAWGLSREKLPSKRVGLGAQSACPKVTLGPGQGRCLGLRQVPGGLSSWVNINGAQRTAGHVCAQQIFDLQRLPPYTSSPQVPPHYPHSGQVPPTTLDLVGLVNRSLGNAGTRSPTAKVSACLCPPIRPCPIALGTSGSALVLEERDTDPWALPELKDTGQSWKELSLAGRVLRVVIGFLKACGLLGSLYLFICSLDILSSAFQLLGSKVAGDIFKDNMVLSNPVAGLVIGVLVTVLVQSSSTSSSIVVSMVASKLLTVQASVPIIMGVNVGTSITSTLVSMAQSGDRDEFRRAFGGSAVHSIFNWLTVLILLPLESAMAPLERLSALALGTTSLQPGGRAPDILKVLTQPLTHLVVQLDANVITGSATGNATNSSLVKRWCGTRGEMTTGNGSNCGVAASDSCPERNSSAALEHLPCEARRLPLPLPTPQAGHHSPAPTLPPGHHLFAGTALTDLAVGFILLAASLLGLCSCLVLLVKLLNSVLRGRVAQAVRTVINADFPFPFGWLSGYLAILVGASLTFMLQSSSVFTAAIVPLMGVRVISLERAYPLFLGSNIGTTTTALLAALASPADMLLSAVQVALIHFFFNLGGILLWYVVPVLRLPIPLAKRFGDLTAQYRWVAIAYLLLSFLLLPLATFGLSLAGGTVLAAVGGPLAGLVLFVVLINVLQQHRPAWLPHHLRSWAWLPLWLRSLEPWDRLVSRCCPCRARSPPRATAKEAHCHENPEVLASQQL, from the exons AtgtggcctggggaggggccctgccctccccccacttgcAGATGGAGACACAACGTAGTCAACCGTCACTGCTCACCGCTGGGACTGGGCTCCGGGGAGCTCTGTGGAGCCCAGCCCTCCCTGAACCTGGATCTGAACTGGATGACCTCTGGGGCTggtgccctccctgctcccctgacGCAAAAGGCTTCCTTCCCACCAGCTGACCAGGGCAGGGATGACCACGATAAGGTCTGCAGAACTTGGGGCAGACTTCCCCAGGGGCCCCTGGCCAACCGGCTGGGCGGGCAGCATGCAGTGTCCAGCAGTGTTCCACAGGCGTCTACTTGTGGAAGTCTAGCACCAAAGGCCGGCGCCCAGCCCTGCAACGCCCCTGGCCTGGCTTGGGGCCTGTCCAGGGAGAAACTCCCCTCCAAGAGGGTTGGGCTGGGGGCCCAGAGTGCCTGCCCCAAGGTGACATTGGGACCTGGACAAGGCAGGTGCCTGGGGCTACGGCAGGTACCTGGGGGACTCAGCTCCTGGGTAAACATTAATGGGGCTCAGCGCACAGCAGGTCATGTGTGCGCCCAGCAGATCTTTGACCTGCAGCGGCTCCCGCCCTATACCTCTTCCCCACAGGTGCCCCCTCACTACCCACACAG TGGCCAGGTCCCCCCCACTACTCTGGACCTGGTTGGCCTGGTTAACCGGAGTCTGGGAAATGCAGGTACCAGGAGCCCCACGGCCAAGGTCTCCGCCTGCCTCTGCCCACCCATCAGGCCCTGTCCCATTGCTCTGG GGACCTCTGGTTCTGCCCTGGTCTTGGAAGAGAGGGACACGGACCCCTGGGCCCTCCCTGAGCTGAAGGACACTGGCCAATCCTGGAAAG AGCTCAGCTTGGCCGGCAGGGTGCTCCGGGTGGTCATTGGCTTCCTCAAGGCCTGTGGGCTCCTGGGCAGCCTCTACCTCTTCATCTGCTCCCTGgacatcctcagctctgcctTCCAGCTGCTGGGCA GCAAAGTGGCCGGAGACATCTTCAAGGACAACATGGTGTTGTCCAACCCTGTGGCTGGACTGGTCATTGGTGTGCTGGTCACAGTTCTCGTGCAGAGCTCCAGCACGTCCTCCTCCATTGTGGTCAGCATGGTGGCCTCTAAGT TGCTGACCGTCCAGGCTTCGGTGCCCATCATCATGGGCGTCAATGTGGGCACGTCCATCACCAGCACCCTGGTCTCAATGGCACAGTCAGGGGACCGGGATGAGTTTCGGAG GGCCTTTGGAGGCTCAGCCGTGCACAGCATCTTCAACTGGCTCACAGTGCTGATCTTGCTGCCACTGGAGAGTGCCATGGCCCCACTGGAGAGGCTCAGCGCTCTAGCCCTGGGCACCACCAGCCTGCAGCCTGGGGGGCGTGCACCTGACATCCTCAAGGTGCTGACGCAGCCACTCACACACCTTGTTGTGCAG CTGGATGCCAATGTGATTACGGGAAGTGCCACAGGCAATGCCACCAACAGCAGCCTCGTCAAGCGATGGTGTGGCACCAGGGGGGAGATG ACCACGGGGAATGGCAGCAACTGTGGAGTGGCCGCCTCCGACTCCTGCCCTGAGAGGAACAGCTCAGCCGCCCTGGAGCACCTGCCCTGTGAGGCCCGGCGCCTGCCCCtacccctgcccaccccacaaGCTGGCCACCACTCACCTGCCCCCACCCTGCCACCAGGCCACCACCTGTTCGCAGGAACGGCGCTCACGGACCTGGCCGTGGGCTTCATCCTGCTGGCAGCTTCCCTGCTCGGGCTCTGCTCCTGCCTCGTCCTCCTCGTCAAGCTGCTCAACTCCGTGCTGCGCGGCCGTGTTGCCCAGGCCGTGAGGACTGTCATCAACGCTG ACTTCCCCTTCCCATTCGGCTGGCTCAGCGGCTACCTGGCCATCCTCGTGGGTGCCAGCCTGACCTTCATGCTCCAGAGCAGCAGCGTCTTTACGGCCGCCATTGTGCCGCTCATGG GGGTGAGGGTGATCAGCCTGGAGCGTGCGTACCCCCTCTTCCTGGGCTCTAACATTGGCACCACCACCACGGCTCTGCTGGCGGCCCTAGCCAGCCCCGCAGACATGCTGCTCAGCGCCGTCCAG GTCGCCCTCATCCACTTCTTCTTCAACCTGGGCGGCATCCTGCTGTGGTACGTGGTGCCTGTCCTGCGGCTGCCCATTCCACTGGCCAAGCGCTTCGGGGACCTGACCGCCCAATACCGCTGGGTGGCCATTGCCTACCTGCTGCTCAGcttcctgctgctgccactggcCACCTTTGGGCTCTCCCTGGCAGGCGGCACAGTGCTGGCTGCCGTTGGGGGGCCCCTGGCCGGGCTGGTGCTCTTCGTTGTCCTGATCAACGTCCTGCAGCAGCACCGGCCAGCCTGGCTACCCCACCATCTGCGGTCCTGGGCCTGGCTGCCCCTCTGGCTCCGGTCTCTGGAGCCCTGGGACCGCCTGGTGAGCCGCTGCTGCCCCTGCAGGGCCCGCAGCCCACCTCGGGCCACCGCCAAGGAGGCCCACTGCCACGAGAACCCTGAGGTGCTGGCCTCCCAGCAGTTGTGA
- the SLC34A3 gene encoding sodium-dependent phosphate transport protein 2C isoform X13, whose protein sequence is MPNSLTSGQVPPTTLDLVGLVNRSLGNAGTRSPTAKVSACLCPPIRPCPIALGTSGSALVLEERDTDPWALPELKDTGQSWKELSLAGRVLRVVIGFLKACGLLGSLYLFICSLDILSSAFQLLGSKVAGDIFKDNMVLSNPVAGLVIGVLVTVLVQSSSTSSSIVVSMVASKLLTVQASVPIIMGVNVGTSITSTLVSMAQSGDRDEFRRAFGGSAVHSIFNWLTVLILLPLESAMAPLERLSALALGTTSLQPGGRAPDILKVLTQPLTHLVVQLDANVITGSATGNATNSSLVKRWCGTRGEMTTGNGSNCGVAASDSCPERNSSAALEHLPCHHLFAGTALTDLAVGFILLAASLLGLCSCLVLLVKLLNSVLRGRVAQAVRTVINADFPFPFGWLSGYLAILVGASLTFMLQSSSVFTAAIVPLMGVRVISLERAYPLFLGSNIGTTTTALLAALASPADMLLSAVQVALIHFFFNLGGILLWYVVPVLRLPIPLAKRFGDLTAQYRWVAIAYLLLSFLLLPLATFGLSLAGGTVLAAVGGPLAGLVLFVVLINVLQQHRPAWLPHHLRSWAWLPLWLRSLEPWDRLVSRCCPCRARSPPRATAKEAHCHENPEVLASQQL, encoded by the exons ATGCCGAATTCCCTCACCAGTGGCCAGGTCCCCCCCACTACTCTGGACCTGGTTGGCCTGGTTAACCGGAGTCTGGGAAATGCAGGTACCAGGAGCCCCACGGCCAAGGTCTCCGCCTGCCTCTGCCCACCCATCAGGCCCTGTCCCATTGCTCTGG GGACCTCTGGTTCTGCCCTGGTCTTGGAAGAGAGGGACACGGACCCCTGGGCCCTCCCTGAGCTGAAGGACACTGGCCAATCCTGGAAAG AGCTCAGCTTGGCCGGCAGGGTGCTCCGGGTGGTCATTGGCTTCCTCAAGGCCTGTGGGCTCCTGGGCAGCCTCTACCTCTTCATCTGCTCCCTGgacatcctcagctctgcctTCCAGCTGCTGGGCA GCAAAGTGGCCGGAGACATCTTCAAGGACAACATGGTGTTGTCCAACCCTGTGGCTGGACTGGTCATTGGTGTGCTGGTCACAGTTCTCGTGCAGAGCTCCAGCACGTCCTCCTCCATTGTGGTCAGCATGGTGGCCTCTAAGT TGCTGACCGTCCAGGCTTCGGTGCCCATCATCATGGGCGTCAATGTGGGCACGTCCATCACCAGCACCCTGGTCTCAATGGCACAGTCAGGGGACCGGGATGAGTTTCGGAG GGCCTTTGGAGGCTCAGCCGTGCACAGCATCTTCAACTGGCTCACAGTGCTGATCTTGCTGCCACTGGAGAGTGCCATGGCCCCACTGGAGAGGCTCAGCGCTCTAGCCCTGGGCACCACCAGCCTGCAGCCTGGGGGGCGTGCACCTGACATCCTCAAGGTGCTGACGCAGCCACTCACACACCTTGTTGTGCAG CTGGATGCCAATGTGATTACGGGAAGTGCCACAGGCAATGCCACCAACAGCAGCCTCGTCAAGCGATGGTGTGGCACCAGGGGGGAGATG ACCACGGGGAATGGCAGCAACTGTGGAGTGGCCGCCTCCGACTCCTGCCCTGAGAGGAACAGCTCAGCCGCCCTGGAGCACCTGCCCT GCCACCACCTGTTCGCAGGAACGGCGCTCACGGACCTGGCCGTGGGCTTCATCCTGCTGGCAGCTTCCCTGCTCGGGCTCTGCTCCTGCCTCGTCCTCCTCGTCAAGCTGCTCAACTCCGTGCTGCGCGGCCGTGTTGCCCAGGCCGTGAGGACTGTCATCAACGCTG ACTTCCCCTTCCCATTCGGCTGGCTCAGCGGCTACCTGGCCATCCTCGTGGGTGCCAGCCTGACCTTCATGCTCCAGAGCAGCAGCGTCTTTACGGCCGCCATTGTGCCGCTCATGG GGGTGAGGGTGATCAGCCTGGAGCGTGCGTACCCCCTCTTCCTGGGCTCTAACATTGGCACCACCACCACGGCTCTGCTGGCGGCCCTAGCCAGCCCCGCAGACATGCTGCTCAGCGCCGTCCAG GTCGCCCTCATCCACTTCTTCTTCAACCTGGGCGGCATCCTGCTGTGGTACGTGGTGCCTGTCCTGCGGCTGCCCATTCCACTGGCCAAGCGCTTCGGGGACCTGACCGCCCAATACCGCTGGGTGGCCATTGCCTACCTGCTGCTCAGcttcctgctgctgccactggcCACCTTTGGGCTCTCCCTGGCAGGCGGCACAGTGCTGGCTGCCGTTGGGGGGCCCCTGGCCGGGCTGGTGCTCTTCGTTGTCCTGATCAACGTCCTGCAGCAGCACCGGCCAGCCTGGCTACCCCACCATCTGCGGTCCTGGGCCTGGCTGCCCCTCTGGCTCCGGTCTCTGGAGCCCTGGGACCGCCTGGTGAGCCGCTGCTGCCCCTGCAGGGCCCGCAGCCCACCTCGGGCCACCGCCAAGGAGGCCCACTGCCACGAGAACCCTGAGGTGCTGGCCTCCCAGCAGTTGTGA
- the SLC34A3 gene encoding sodium-dependent phosphate transport protein 2C isoform X2, with protein MWPGEGPCPPPTCRWRHNVVNRHCSPLGLGSGELCGAQPSLNLDLNWMTSGAGALPAPLTQKASFPPADQGRDDHDKVCRTWGRLPQGPLANRLGGQHAVSSSVPQASTCGSLAPKAGAQPCNAPGLAWGLSREKLPSKRVGLGAQSACPKVTLGPGQGRCLGLRQVPGGLSSWVNINGAQRTAGHVCAQQIFDLQRLPPYTSSPQVPPHYPHSGQVPPTTLDLVGLVNRSLGNAGTSGSALVLEERDTDPWALPELKDTGQSWKELSLAGRVLRVVIGFLKACGLLGSLYLFICSLDILSSAFQLLGSKVAGDIFKDNMVLSNPVAGLVIGVLVTVLVQSSSTSSSIVVSMVASKLLTVQASVPIIMGVNVGTSITSTLVSMAQSGDRDEFRRAFGGSAVHSIFNWLTVLILLPLESAMAPLERLSALALGTTSLQPGGRAPDILKVLTQPLTHLVVQLDANVITGSATGNATNSSLVKRWCGTRGEMTTGNGSNCGVAASDSCPERNSSAALEHLPCEARRLPLPLPTPQAGHHSPAPTLPPGHHLFAGTALTDLAVGFILLAASLLGLCSCLVLLVKLLNSVLRGRVAQAVRTVINADFPFPFGWLSGYLAILVGASLTFMLQSSSVFTAAIVPLMGVRVISLERAYPLFLGSNIGTTTTALLAALASPADMLLSAVQVALIHFFFNLGGILLWYVVPVLRLPIPLAKRFGDLTAQYRWVAIAYLLLSFLLLPLATFGLSLAGGTVLAAVGGPLAGLVLFVVLINVLQQHRPAWLPHHLRSWAWLPLWLRSLEPWDRLVSRCCPCRARSPPRATAKEAHCHENPEVLASQQL; from the exons AtgtggcctggggaggggccctgccctccccccacttgcAGATGGAGACACAACGTAGTCAACCGTCACTGCTCACCGCTGGGACTGGGCTCCGGGGAGCTCTGTGGAGCCCAGCCCTCCCTGAACCTGGATCTGAACTGGATGACCTCTGGGGCTggtgccctccctgctcccctgacGCAAAAGGCTTCCTTCCCACCAGCTGACCAGGGCAGGGATGACCACGATAAGGTCTGCAGAACTTGGGGCAGACTTCCCCAGGGGCCCCTGGCCAACCGGCTGGGCGGGCAGCATGCAGTGTCCAGCAGTGTTCCACAGGCGTCTACTTGTGGAAGTCTAGCACCAAAGGCCGGCGCCCAGCCCTGCAACGCCCCTGGCCTGGCTTGGGGCCTGTCCAGGGAGAAACTCCCCTCCAAGAGGGTTGGGCTGGGGGCCCAGAGTGCCTGCCCCAAGGTGACATTGGGACCTGGACAAGGCAGGTGCCTGGGGCTACGGCAGGTACCTGGGGGACTCAGCTCCTGGGTAAACATTAATGGGGCTCAGCGCACAGCAGGTCATGTGTGCGCCCAGCAGATCTTTGACCTGCAGCGGCTCCCGCCCTATACCTCTTCCCCACAGGTGCCCCCTCACTACCCACACAG TGGCCAGGTCCCCCCCACTACTCTGGACCTGGTTGGCCTGGTTAACCGGAGTCTGGGAAATGCAG GGACCTCTGGTTCTGCCCTGGTCTTGGAAGAGAGGGACACGGACCCCTGGGCCCTCCCTGAGCTGAAGGACACTGGCCAATCCTGGAAAG AGCTCAGCTTGGCCGGCAGGGTGCTCCGGGTGGTCATTGGCTTCCTCAAGGCCTGTGGGCTCCTGGGCAGCCTCTACCTCTTCATCTGCTCCCTGgacatcctcagctctgcctTCCAGCTGCTGGGCA GCAAAGTGGCCGGAGACATCTTCAAGGACAACATGGTGTTGTCCAACCCTGTGGCTGGACTGGTCATTGGTGTGCTGGTCACAGTTCTCGTGCAGAGCTCCAGCACGTCCTCCTCCATTGTGGTCAGCATGGTGGCCTCTAAGT TGCTGACCGTCCAGGCTTCGGTGCCCATCATCATGGGCGTCAATGTGGGCACGTCCATCACCAGCACCCTGGTCTCAATGGCACAGTCAGGGGACCGGGATGAGTTTCGGAG GGCCTTTGGAGGCTCAGCCGTGCACAGCATCTTCAACTGGCTCACAGTGCTGATCTTGCTGCCACTGGAGAGTGCCATGGCCCCACTGGAGAGGCTCAGCGCTCTAGCCCTGGGCACCACCAGCCTGCAGCCTGGGGGGCGTGCACCTGACATCCTCAAGGTGCTGACGCAGCCACTCACACACCTTGTTGTGCAG CTGGATGCCAATGTGATTACGGGAAGTGCCACAGGCAATGCCACCAACAGCAGCCTCGTCAAGCGATGGTGTGGCACCAGGGGGGAGATG ACCACGGGGAATGGCAGCAACTGTGGAGTGGCCGCCTCCGACTCCTGCCCTGAGAGGAACAGCTCAGCCGCCCTGGAGCACCTGCCCTGTGAGGCCCGGCGCCTGCCCCtacccctgcccaccccacaaGCTGGCCACCACTCACCTGCCCCCACCCTGCCACCAGGCCACCACCTGTTCGCAGGAACGGCGCTCACGGACCTGGCCGTGGGCTTCATCCTGCTGGCAGCTTCCCTGCTCGGGCTCTGCTCCTGCCTCGTCCTCCTCGTCAAGCTGCTCAACTCCGTGCTGCGCGGCCGTGTTGCCCAGGCCGTGAGGACTGTCATCAACGCTG ACTTCCCCTTCCCATTCGGCTGGCTCAGCGGCTACCTGGCCATCCTCGTGGGTGCCAGCCTGACCTTCATGCTCCAGAGCAGCAGCGTCTTTACGGCCGCCATTGTGCCGCTCATGG GGGTGAGGGTGATCAGCCTGGAGCGTGCGTACCCCCTCTTCCTGGGCTCTAACATTGGCACCACCACCACGGCTCTGCTGGCGGCCCTAGCCAGCCCCGCAGACATGCTGCTCAGCGCCGTCCAG GTCGCCCTCATCCACTTCTTCTTCAACCTGGGCGGCATCCTGCTGTGGTACGTGGTGCCTGTCCTGCGGCTGCCCATTCCACTGGCCAAGCGCTTCGGGGACCTGACCGCCCAATACCGCTGGGTGGCCATTGCCTACCTGCTGCTCAGcttcctgctgctgccactggcCACCTTTGGGCTCTCCCTGGCAGGCGGCACAGTGCTGGCTGCCGTTGGGGGGCCCCTGGCCGGGCTGGTGCTCTTCGTTGTCCTGATCAACGTCCTGCAGCAGCACCGGCCAGCCTGGCTACCCCACCATCTGCGGTCCTGGGCCTGGCTGCCCCTCTGGCTCCGGTCTCTGGAGCCCTGGGACCGCCTGGTGAGCCGCTGCTGCCCCTGCAGGGCCCGCAGCCCACCTCGGGCCACCGCCAAGGAGGCCCACTGCCACGAGAACCCTGAGGTGCTGGCCTCCCAGCAGTTGTGA
- the SLC34A3 gene encoding sodium-dependent phosphate transport protein 2C isoform X11 → MPNSLTSGQVPPTTLDLVGLVNRSLGNAGTRSPTAKVSACLCPPIRPCPIALGTSGSALVLEERDTDPWALPELKDTGQSWKELSLAGRVLRVVIGFLKACGLLGSLYLFICSLDILSSAFQLLGSKVAGDIFKDNMVLSNPVAGLVIGVLVTVLVQSSSTSSSIVVSMVASKLLTVQASVPIIMGVNVGTSITSTLVSMAQSGDRDEFRRAFGGSAVHSIFNWLTVLILLPLESAMAPLERLSALALGTTSLQPGGRAPDILKVLTQPLTHLVVQLDANVITGSATGNATNSSLVKRWCGTRGEMTTGNGSNCGVAASDSCPERNSSAALEHLPCEARRLPLPLPTPQAGHHSPAPTLPPGHHLFAGTALTDLAVGFILLAASLLGLCSCLVLLVKLLNSVLRGRVAQAVRTVINADFPFPFGWLSGYLAILVGASLTFMLQSSSVFTAAIVPLMGVRVISLERAYPLFLGSNIGTTTTALLAALASPADMLLSAVQVALIHFFFNLGGILLWYVVPVLRLPIPLAKRFGDLTAQYRWVAIAYLLLSFLLLPLATFGLSLAGGTVLAAVGGPLAGLVLFVVLINVLQQHRPAWLPHHLRSWAWLPLWLRSLEPWDRLVSRCCPCRARSPPRATAKEAHCHENPEVLASQQL, encoded by the exons ATGCCGAATTCCCTCACCAGTGGCCAGGTCCCCCCCACTACTCTGGACCTGGTTGGCCTGGTTAACCGGAGTCTGGGAAATGCAGGTACCAGGAGCCCCACGGCCAAGGTCTCCGCCTGCCTCTGCCCACCCATCAGGCCCTGTCCCATTGCTCTGG GGACCTCTGGTTCTGCCCTGGTCTTGGAAGAGAGGGACACGGACCCCTGGGCCCTCCCTGAGCTGAAGGACACTGGCCAATCCTGGAAAG AGCTCAGCTTGGCCGGCAGGGTGCTCCGGGTGGTCATTGGCTTCCTCAAGGCCTGTGGGCTCCTGGGCAGCCTCTACCTCTTCATCTGCTCCCTGgacatcctcagctctgcctTCCAGCTGCTGGGCA GCAAAGTGGCCGGAGACATCTTCAAGGACAACATGGTGTTGTCCAACCCTGTGGCTGGACTGGTCATTGGTGTGCTGGTCACAGTTCTCGTGCAGAGCTCCAGCACGTCCTCCTCCATTGTGGTCAGCATGGTGGCCTCTAAGT TGCTGACCGTCCAGGCTTCGGTGCCCATCATCATGGGCGTCAATGTGGGCACGTCCATCACCAGCACCCTGGTCTCAATGGCACAGTCAGGGGACCGGGATGAGTTTCGGAG GGCCTTTGGAGGCTCAGCCGTGCACAGCATCTTCAACTGGCTCACAGTGCTGATCTTGCTGCCACTGGAGAGTGCCATGGCCCCACTGGAGAGGCTCAGCGCTCTAGCCCTGGGCACCACCAGCCTGCAGCCTGGGGGGCGTGCACCTGACATCCTCAAGGTGCTGACGCAGCCACTCACACACCTTGTTGTGCAG CTGGATGCCAATGTGATTACGGGAAGTGCCACAGGCAATGCCACCAACAGCAGCCTCGTCAAGCGATGGTGTGGCACCAGGGGGGAGATG ACCACGGGGAATGGCAGCAACTGTGGAGTGGCCGCCTCCGACTCCTGCCCTGAGAGGAACAGCTCAGCCGCCCTGGAGCACCTGCCCTGTGAGGCCCGGCGCCTGCCCCtacccctgcccaccccacaaGCTGGCCACCACTCACCTGCCCCCACCCTGCCACCAGGCCACCACCTGTTCGCAGGAACGGCGCTCACGGACCTGGCCGTGGGCTTCATCCTGCTGGCAGCTTCCCTGCTCGGGCTCTGCTCCTGCCTCGTCCTCCTCGTCAAGCTGCTCAACTCCGTGCTGCGCGGCCGTGTTGCCCAGGCCGTGAGGACTGTCATCAACGCTG ACTTCCCCTTCCCATTCGGCTGGCTCAGCGGCTACCTGGCCATCCTCGTGGGTGCCAGCCTGACCTTCATGCTCCAGAGCAGCAGCGTCTTTACGGCCGCCATTGTGCCGCTCATGG GGGTGAGGGTGATCAGCCTGGAGCGTGCGTACCCCCTCTTCCTGGGCTCTAACATTGGCACCACCACCACGGCTCTGCTGGCGGCCCTAGCCAGCCCCGCAGACATGCTGCTCAGCGCCGTCCAG GTCGCCCTCATCCACTTCTTCTTCAACCTGGGCGGCATCCTGCTGTGGTACGTGGTGCCTGTCCTGCGGCTGCCCATTCCACTGGCCAAGCGCTTCGGGGACCTGACCGCCCAATACCGCTGGGTGGCCATTGCCTACCTGCTGCTCAGcttcctgctgctgccactggcCACCTTTGGGCTCTCCCTGGCAGGCGGCACAGTGCTGGCTGCCGTTGGGGGGCCCCTGGCCGGGCTGGTGCTCTTCGTTGTCCTGATCAACGTCCTGCAGCAGCACCGGCCAGCCTGGCTACCCCACCATCTGCGGTCCTGGGCCTGGCTGCCCCTCTGGCTCCGGTCTCTGGAGCCCTGGGACCGCCTGGTGAGCCGCTGCTGCCCCTGCAGGGCCCGCAGCCCACCTCGGGCCACCGCCAAGGAGGCCCACTGCCACGAGAACCCTGAGGTGCTGGCCTCCCAGCAGTTGTGA
- the SLC34A3 gene encoding sodium-dependent phosphate transport protein 2C isoform X14, translating to MPNSLTSGQVPPTTLDLVGLVNRSLGNAGTSGSALVLEERDTDPWALPELKDTGQSWKELSLAGRVLRVVIGFLKACGLLGSLYLFICSLDILSSAFQLLGSKVAGDIFKDNMVLSNPVAGLVIGVLVTVLVQSSSTSSSIVVSMVASKLLTVQASVPIIMGVNVGTSITSTLVSMAQSGDRDEFRRAFGGSAVHSIFNWLTVLILLPLESAMAPLERLSALALGTTSLQPGGRAPDILKVLTQPLTHLVVQLDANVITGSATGNATNSSLVKRWCGTRGEMTTGNGSNCGVAASDSCPERNSSAALEHLPCHHLFAGTALTDLAVGFILLAASLLGLCSCLVLLVKLLNSVLRGRVAQAVRTVINADFPFPFGWLSGYLAILVGASLTFMLQSSSVFTAAIVPLMGVRVISLERAYPLFLGSNIGTTTTALLAALASPADMLLSAVQVALIHFFFNLGGILLWYVVPVLRLPIPLAKRFGDLTAQYRWVAIAYLLLSFLLLPLATFGLSLAGGTVLAAVGGPLAGLVLFVVLINVLQQHRPAWLPHHLRSWAWLPLWLRSLEPWDRLVSRCCPCRARSPPRATAKEAHCHENPEVLASQQL from the exons ATGCCGAATTCCCTCACCAGTGGCCAGGTCCCCCCCACTACTCTGGACCTGGTTGGCCTGGTTAACCGGAGTCTGGGAAATGCAG GGACCTCTGGTTCTGCCCTGGTCTTGGAAGAGAGGGACACGGACCCCTGGGCCCTCCCTGAGCTGAAGGACACTGGCCAATCCTGGAAAG AGCTCAGCTTGGCCGGCAGGGTGCTCCGGGTGGTCATTGGCTTCCTCAAGGCCTGTGGGCTCCTGGGCAGCCTCTACCTCTTCATCTGCTCCCTGgacatcctcagctctgcctTCCAGCTGCTGGGCA GCAAAGTGGCCGGAGACATCTTCAAGGACAACATGGTGTTGTCCAACCCTGTGGCTGGACTGGTCATTGGTGTGCTGGTCACAGTTCTCGTGCAGAGCTCCAGCACGTCCTCCTCCATTGTGGTCAGCATGGTGGCCTCTAAGT TGCTGACCGTCCAGGCTTCGGTGCCCATCATCATGGGCGTCAATGTGGGCACGTCCATCACCAGCACCCTGGTCTCAATGGCACAGTCAGGGGACCGGGATGAGTTTCGGAG GGCCTTTGGAGGCTCAGCCGTGCACAGCATCTTCAACTGGCTCACAGTGCTGATCTTGCTGCCACTGGAGAGTGCCATGGCCCCACTGGAGAGGCTCAGCGCTCTAGCCCTGGGCACCACCAGCCTGCAGCCTGGGGGGCGTGCACCTGACATCCTCAAGGTGCTGACGCAGCCACTCACACACCTTGTTGTGCAG CTGGATGCCAATGTGATTACGGGAAGTGCCACAGGCAATGCCACCAACAGCAGCCTCGTCAAGCGATGGTGTGGCACCAGGGGGGAGATG ACCACGGGGAATGGCAGCAACTGTGGAGTGGCCGCCTCCGACTCCTGCCCTGAGAGGAACAGCTCAGCCGCCCTGGAGCACCTGCCCT GCCACCACCTGTTCGCAGGAACGGCGCTCACGGACCTGGCCGTGGGCTTCATCCTGCTGGCAGCTTCCCTGCTCGGGCTCTGCTCCTGCCTCGTCCTCCTCGTCAAGCTGCTCAACTCCGTGCTGCGCGGCCGTGTTGCCCAGGCCGTGAGGACTGTCATCAACGCTG ACTTCCCCTTCCCATTCGGCTGGCTCAGCGGCTACCTGGCCATCCTCGTGGGTGCCAGCCTGACCTTCATGCTCCAGAGCAGCAGCGTCTTTACGGCCGCCATTGTGCCGCTCATGG GGGTGAGGGTGATCAGCCTGGAGCGTGCGTACCCCCTCTTCCTGGGCTCTAACATTGGCACCACCACCACGGCTCTGCTGGCGGCCCTAGCCAGCCCCGCAGACATGCTGCTCAGCGCCGTCCAG GTCGCCCTCATCCACTTCTTCTTCAACCTGGGCGGCATCCTGCTGTGGTACGTGGTGCCTGTCCTGCGGCTGCCCATTCCACTGGCCAAGCGCTTCGGGGACCTGACCGCCCAATACCGCTGGGTGGCCATTGCCTACCTGCTGCTCAGcttcctgctgctgccactggcCACCTTTGGGCTCTCCCTGGCAGGCGGCACAGTGCTGGCTGCCGTTGGGGGGCCCCTGGCCGGGCTGGTGCTCTTCGTTGTCCTGATCAACGTCCTGCAGCAGCACCGGCCAGCCTGGCTACCCCACCATCTGCGGTCCTGGGCCTGGCTGCCCCTCTGGCTCCGGTCTCTGGAGCCCTGGGACCGCCTGGTGAGCCGCTGCTGCCCCTGCAGGGCCCGCAGCCCACCTCGGGCCACCGCCAAGGAGGCCCACTGCCACGAGAACCCTGAGGTGCTGGCCTCCCAGCAGTTGTGA